The Bacteroidales bacterium genomic sequence CCCTGTGGCTGCCCATCAACAAATAATCTCATGTAGCTCCCATCCCATGAGGCAAAGACATGGTGAAAAGTATTGTCCCTCAGATCTGTAGATCCGAAAACATCGCCATTGCCGCTTGATCCGGCATAGATGGAAAGCCTTAGTTTACCCGAGCTGAGGTAGAGGGAAAATCCGCTGCTGCCGGCTGCGTTGTAGGTATATTTATCCACAATGGCATAGTAATTCGAAGTACCCGAAGCTTTAATCCAGGCCTGTATCGAAAAGGGGGATGTGATGTTGAGACTTGACGAGTGGGGAACGGTGACAAAGGTGCTGCTCCCGTTGTAATAGAGTGCATTGCCGTAAAATCCCTGAGTCCAGGATGGATTGGTAATCGTGCCGTGGTTATTGTTGCCGGTAATGTCATGTGCAATCGTGCCCTGGTTTTCGTCAAATGGCCAGATGGCATAGTCTGCAAACGTTTCATCAACAATAATTACATAATAATCTTCCACTTCCCCGTCATTCGCTAATCCATCGAATTCAAGTCCGCCGATTGTATTGAAACGGAACCGGCAATAGGTTGTATCCAGGGCTGCAGTTGCAGGAACCGTAATGCTGAGGGAATGTCCACCTGCAACAATGGGTTGGTCATCGAAAAGTTGTTCACCGGCATCATACCAGTCTCCATCGGCGTTCCAGTCGCACCAGGCATTGAAATAGCCTCCGACTGAAGCGGTAACGGTCATTTGTGCATTTTCCCCTCTTATCCATGGCGAACTGAAGAGCACGCCATCATCATCGTTGACACCGTCGTTATCGTCACCTTGTGCAGTTGCATCGGGCTGCCCCTCAGTATCTGCGTCGATCAGGCTGCCCAGGTATACCTCCGGATCAATCAGGTGCCTTGCACCGTTATTAATCAGTAGTGTTGGATAGAATGGATCGGGACAATCGCCGAAATCATAGGTTTCGGGTAGGATGGTCTGGTCGAAGTAAAATACACCCATATCAGCGCAAGTGCCATCTGGGTCGGCCGGTGAAGAAGGATCGGCAGCATCGATACAGGGCGATTTTGCTGTTGATACAGGGTAATTTGGCCACCCCAGATGATAATCCCAATAATAGGGATCTTCGAAAATGGGATTAAGGTTGATATTTCCTATTCCAGCCCATCCCCCTTCGATGTCGGACCAGGAAGCGCTGAAAGAGCCACTACCTGCACTTGCTATTTCCTGTGGTGAATTATCCCATAAAATGCTGTTTTTTACTACCGGGTGCGTATTGGTACCGTTACTAAAAACAGCCCCACCGGCACCGGCAATCGCATCGTTTTGGGTTATCGTAACATGCTTCAGGGTTGGTGCTGATGCACCGGAACAGTATAGACCTCCTCCTAAAGGCGGAGATTCTTCGCACGACACGATATTTCCGAAAATACTTGTTCTGGTTATGGATGGATTACTGTTAACATCGCAAAAAATGCCGCCTCCACCTGAGTTAGATCTTCCATTGGACGTGTTGTTGCTGATCTGGCACCAACTGATTTGCGGATTTGAAGAATTGTACAAATACAATCCACCCCCACAGGCCACCTGGTAGCTGAATGCACTGTTCAGCCGGATTGTAGTGTTCATGACAGCCGGACTGGATTGATTGAAGTAAATCCCGCCACCAAAGGCATTTTCGCCAGCTGCTGTATTGCCGGTAACCTGAACATCCATTAAGGTTGGCCCGATGGAATTATAGAAATACAAACCTCCACCATGCATGGCCGAGTTCATGGTGACAGGAATTCCTGTGAGCCAGATGTTGGGATCGGAAAATCCTTTGAAATAAATCCCGCCACCGCTCCCTGCGCTATTGTACGTGATGCTTATGTTATTAAAAACAGGCACAACTGCGCCGTTAAAATAAATCCCGCCACCTCTGGCAGCAGCCTGGTTGCTTTCTATCTCAACGCCAGTGAAGGTCGGAGAACTGCTTTCTGCAAGATAAACACCGCCGCCATGCCCAAGATGGGTTTTGTTTTGTGCAATTGCACTTTGTTGCAGGGTTAACCAGGTCAACGAGTTGCAATAAGCGCCACCTCCTGAAATAAAAGCCAGATTTTCCTGGATGGTTATCTCTGTGAAATTGGCATGAGAATTAGAGGTTCCATCCAGGAAGAAACCGCCGCCATTTTCGGCTTCATTCCGGCTTATCATATTTGAAAAGCCATCCATTCCGGAGTTGAAGGAATGAATTCCTCCGCCATCTTTAGCTGCTTTATTCTCCTCTATTACACAATTGTTCAGGTGGATATCCGCCAATAAGTTACAGATACCGCCACCGTTTTTCCGGGCAAAATTGTTGTTGATCAGGCAGTTATTCAGGTTAATTTCTGAATTATAAACCAAAATTCCGCCGCCGCATGAGTCCTGTGTGGTTGGACCTTCCGCTTTTCCATCGGTGATTTTGCAATAGGAGAGTTGGGAATTTATGGAATTGATAAACCGCAACCCATGCCAGCCCATGGTTTTGTTTTTGGCTGTAAATACAATCGTATCACTTTCAGTCCCCAGTGCATCGAGGTGACCATTGATAACAAATTTATGATGTCCGAGGAAGATCACCTCCACACCCGGATCAATGGCCAATGACTGGCCATTTGCAACAGTTATTTCACCACCAATGACATACGGGGCATCTTCCAGGTTCCAGGTTCCACTTACAAAGCCGCCCGGAATGTAGGTTCCTTTTAACACATTGATATAATCCGTTTTGATTTTTGTGTCTGTTGAATCGTTGCTGTCAGTCACCGTCAGTTTCACTGTGTAAAGCCCCACATTGGGATAGGTATGCGACGGATTCTGATCAGTGCTTTGTGAACTATCTCCAAAATCCCAGCTCCATTGGTTGATTGTTCCATTCCCTTGTGTCGATTGATCCGTAAAGTCAACTGTTACGGGTTTGTACCATTCCGTAGTATCCGCAGTAAATTCTGCAACTGGCGGAGCGGCCACGAGGGTAATGTAATTTTGCCTGATGATGGTATCTTTGATGCTATTGGTGTCCTGAACGACAAGCGAAACGGTGTAAGTTCCGCCACTGCTATAGAGATGGCTGGGGTGTTGTAAAGTATCGTAGGAATAATCACCGAAATCCCAGAACCACTTATTGATCTGTCCCGATCCTTTTTGGGATAGGTCGGTAAATGCTATTGTTTTGGGATAATAACCATACGTTGTATCTGCTTTGAAATTGGCTGTTGGCGGGTAAAAAGTTGCCGGTTCATGGTCGAAATAAAATGCGCCCATATCAGCTCTTGAACCATCGGGATCATGAGGAGATAAAGGATCCCCAACATCAAGGCATGGGGAGTTGATGGAGAGATAATAAGCCGAGTCGCCGGTGAGGGAATGGAAAAGAGGGTCGCTGTCAATATTCCCCGTTCCGGTGAAGCCACCCCTGATATCAGAATAAATAACACTCGAATAGGAGGGATAATTTACCCTGATGATTTCACCATTTGAGTTGTTATAAACAATGCAGTTTTTAAGATCAACACCGGCAAAGTAATAACAATAGAACCCACCACCAGATGAATCTGCCTGGTTCTGGCTGACTGTTGCATTCATCATCTTGACGGAGGAATACTGACTGTAAACCGCTCCTCCGTACTTACCGGCTGAATTTCCGACCAGCAGACTCCTTGATAGAACCGGACTACTTTGGTTGAGCGAATATATACCCCCTCCGCGCTCCAAAGCATCATTACTTTTTATCCAAACACTGTCCAACACCGGTTGGGGATAATTGGTGACATAACCTTCAAGGTAAATACCACCTCCATTTTTAGCCTGGTTAGCTTCTACGGCAGATTTCCCAATCATAGGATCTGATTTTTCGTAGCAAAGTAAACCACCACCATTTTCATCGGCGGAGTTGCTGAAAATCGATACATTATAAATTATAGGGCTGGAATTCATTAAACTCATTCCGCCGCCACTATCAGCGGTGTTTTCATGGATTAATGAATGCCTGATGGTAATGTCCGAATTATTGCAATAAATCCCCCCTCCGACAGCAGCTTGATTTGAATAGATATCACAGTGCGCGACCTCTACTCCGGACGAATTAACACAGCAAACCGCCCCTCCACATCCCTGGTAAGTAGAGATCAGCCATTCCGCTTTTCCAAAGGATAAATCACAATAATGGAGTTTTGACGCACTCTGGCTAGTCAGGTCTGTATCGAAAAAGCGGATACCATGCCAGCCGGTATCAGTGTCATCAGGCCTGAAGGTAATCGAATCTGTTTCAGTTCCAACTGCCAGCAACTGCCCGTAAACATTGATATGGTAATGACCCATGAACTGGACATAAACACCTTCTTCAATCGTAAGGGTGATGTCTTTTTCAACGGTGATATTTCCGACTATTTTAATCGTATCATTATCCCATGTCCGGTTCTCCGTGATAAACCCCGATTCTCCCTCTCCGACCAATATCAGCTTTTCCTTAGGGATGTAATTATGTTTGGTGGCCAAAAGACGAATCTGATCGCCTTTTATCAGTTTGGCATTTAGCGCAATAATGGCGACGCCTTCGTTATCGGTAGTGCTAAAACCAAGTAACTTCTGCAGTTGATCGGAATAGACGGCAACCGTAAATTCTTCCGGATCAGGCTCGTTGATGGTCACCTTGACTGAAATTTTATCTGCACCTTTGACCAAAGCATCTGTGGGTTCGACTGAAGTAATATTGGATGGCTCCTCAGTCCAGATTTCCATTGTGGGATCGCCAAACCAATGATAAATTTGAATCTCCGACTCATATCTGTTTGTAGTATCCATTGTGTTTGTTGATGTTGTTGATAAATCTCCGATAAATTTATGCTTTAAAAATGATTTAGCATAATTGATATCATCTCCCATTCGATAAAAACATGTCGAATTGCCAAATGTGACAGTGTCAAGTGTATCAATGAAATTTGGCCATATCCCATCCATCAACCCCCACACGAACCAATTATTGATAATTGAACCACTTATTCGGGTAGCTGCCAACACCCCGCATGATCCGCCGGTTTGGTGCCTAAGCCAGTGTTCTGCAAACGATTCACTTTCGTTACCAGTAGTGCTTCCACAATCATCTTTTTCATTGTCAAACCAACCGGTTTGACAATTGATTGACCAAATAATTGGTCGTTTATTTCCGTTACTCAATGCATCAACATCGCCATTACGAAACTCTGGATGATCCCATCCATCTCGGCTTCCATGATCACGATGAAGGACTAAAAATCTCCCATCAATTATTTCGCTTTTAATCATATTTTTGTTACCATTCCAGGGAAAATCATGATCTTTTTTCAAATAATTTGGAATTTCCTCCTTTAATGCATCTTCTCCCATGAGGTACTTTGTACTATCTGACCAATATTTTGGGTAAGGAGAATTTGTTGTATAAGCTCGATTTACAACAAAACCTTTGCTATCAAGGAAGTCTTTAACATTCTCAGCTGTTCTTGCAAAACGACGATCAGCAATACTATCATGATTATCATCCTGAAAATATGAGGCTGCTAAAGCTGTGTAATAGTACAAGTCATTTGAAGGAGGGTTCTTTTCATAACTAATTATTCTTGCAACAAGACTATCTGCCTGAGCTTTTGTATCTACAGATAGCCTTCCATAGCTATAATCCGGCACATAATCACTTACCTGAAAATAATCCTGGTATTGTTGGTCAGCATAAAACCAATCAGTTCCAATGCGACCTTGATCAGGGTGCGATAAAATTGCATGGTGTGTATTCACATGCCAGGTTGGTATGAACTCTGCATCA encodes the following:
- a CDS encoding PKD domain-containing protein; amino-acid sequence: MKSLLRSPKKSIAKCAALACLIAVATGKVIAGVDVVSSSENELRVKANIPLLKITEQKFADGITYQVILAPGSGQVEVGKPDLPVFGNWILAPNGKEISLIVNQGQPVIYQNISLPPVLPDENDNQSASSPQFIRDERIFGTDADFPGVFSFAEPVKYSRGQPLTMLWVYPYQYNPVRKTLTVYPELEITVHFTGDSKTIPSNLQHPINDQLLRSISVNGEEILSVRKESGDWDTKSNEMGCEMLIITHSNFKSAADTLALWKNKRGIRTKVMSVNTQSCLVIKDSINKAENTFNPAPYYLLFIGDAEFIPTWHVNTHHAILSHPDQGRIGTDWFYADQQYQDYFQVSDYVPDYSYGRLSVDTKAQADSLVARIISYEKNPPSNDLYYYTALAASYFQDDNHDSIADRRFARTAENVKDFLDSKGFVVNRAYTTNSPYPKYWSDSTKYLMGEDALKEEIPNYLKKDHDFPWNGNKNMIKSEIIDGRFLVLHRDHGSRDGWDHPEFRNGDVDALSNGNKRPIIWSINCQTGWFDNEKDDCGSTTGNESESFAEHWLRHQTGGSCGVLAATRISGSIINNWFVWGLMDGIWPNFIDTLDTVTFGNSTCFYRMGDDINYAKSFLKHKFIGDLSTTSTNTMDTTNRYESEIQIYHWFGDPTMEIWTEEPSNITSVEPTDALVKGADKISVKVTINEPDPEEFTVAVYSDQLQKLLGFSTTDNEGVAIIALNAKLIKGDQIRLLATKHNYIPKEKLILVGEGESGFITENRTWDNDTIKIVGNITVEKDITLTIEEGVYVQFMGHYHINVYGQLLAVGTETDSITFRPDDTDTGWHGIRFFDTDLTSQSASKLHYCDLSFGKAEWLISTYQGCGGAVCCVNSSGVEVAHCDIYSNQAAVGGGIYCNNSDITIRHSLIHENTADSGGGMSLMNSSPIIYNVSIFSNSADENGGGLLCYEKSDPMIGKSAVEANQAKNGGGIYLEGYVTNYPQPVLDSVWIKSNDALERGGGIYSLNQSSPVLSRSLLVGNSAGKYGGAVYSQYSSVKMMNATVSQNQADSSGGGFYCYYFAGVDLKNCIVYNNSNGEIIRVNYPSYSSVIYSDIRGGFTGTGNIDSDPLFHSLTGDSAYYLSINSPCLDVGDPLSPHDPDGSRADMGAFYFDHEPATFYPPTANFKADTTYGYYPKTIAFTDLSQKGSGQINKWFWDFGDYSYDTLQHPSHLYSSGGTYTVSLVVQDTNSIKDTIIRQNYITLVAAPPVAEFTADTTEWYKPVTVDFTDQSTQGNGTINQWSWDFGDSSQSTDQNPSHTYPNVGLYTVKLTVTDSNDSTDTKIKTDYINVLKGTYIPGGFVSGTWNLEDAPYVIGGEITVANGQSLAIDPGVEVIFLGHHKFVINGHLDALGTESDTIVFTAKNKTMGWHGLRFINSINSQLSYCKITDGKAEGPTTQDSCGGGILVYNSEINLNNCLINNNFARKNGGGICNLLADIHLNNCVIEENKAAKDGGGIHSFNSGMDGFSNMISRNEAENGGGFFLDGTSNSHANFTEITIQENLAFISGGGAYCNSLTWLTLQQSAIAQNKTHLGHGGGVYLAESSSPTFTGVEIESNQAAARGGGIYFNGAVVPVFNNISITYNSAGSGGGIYFKGFSDPNIWLTGIPVTMNSAMHGGGLYFYNSIGPTLMDVQVTGNTAAGENAFGGGIYFNQSSPAVMNTTIRLNSAFSYQVACGGGLYLYNSSNPQISWCQISNNTSNGRSNSGGGGIFCDVNSNPSITRTSIFGNIVSCEESPPLGGGLYCSGASAPTLKHVTITQNDAIAGAGGAVFSNGTNTHPVVKNSILWDNSPQEIASAGSGSFSASWSDIEGGWAGIGNINLNPIFEDPYYWDYHLGWPNYPVSTAKSPCIDAADPSSPADPDGTCADMGVFYFDQTILPETYDFGDCPDPFYPTLLINNGARHLIDPEVYLGSLIDADTEGQPDATAQGDDNDGVNDDDGVLFSSPWIRGENAQMTVTASVGGYFNAWCDWNADGDWYDAGEQLFDDQPIVAGGHSLSITVPATAALDTTYCRFRFNTIGGLEFDGLANDGEVEDYYVIIVDETFADYAIWPFDENQGTIAHDITGNNNHGTITNPSWTQGFYGNALYYNGSSTFVTVPHSSSLNITSPFSIQAWIKASGTSNYYAIVDKYTYNAAGSSGFSLYLSSGKLRLSIYAGSSGNGDVFGSTDLRDNTFHHVFASWDGSYMRLFVDGQPQGTSTWSNAPASTTANLGIGRRLSGWGGYMNFMGVIDEVKINADPYLHFDFGDAPDPQYQTVMASNGARHLINPAIFLGMRVDTEADGLPDGQAIGDDFAGFDDEDGVFFSSMITPGKTSCLQVDASYPGKLSAWIDFNADGDWYDGGEQIFFNQNLDPGNNHLSFVVPHSAIPGHTFARFRYSTLDINSIEGIALNGEVEDYRIEIRGSTPDWYDGFEDYAIHSDIVGQGNWEMWGTVASSPSASVTSENSLYGDQSVKILGSTNLTGDDILQQFAGCETGQWEISAWQYIPGNASGGSTYFILLNQYDCEGIDCNWSTQVRFNPDQNIVTSEFDGNSVPLQKNLWVKIMVLIDLDNDSQSVYYDDQLLVTKSWTNGVSGGGSLNIAAVNLFSGDLENAYVYYDEISLAPLSAQTVDLAAGWSGISSCLEPMNSSIETLMSPVVNELEIMYNFSGLYWPGQNLNTLLDWNIFSGYVVKMNQDASLFIHGRELQQSTLYLNPGWNLIPVWRQMDAMTALGNIPGFVVAKGVANTEILWPDYNINTMGEMKLGKAYFAFTTSAGVLNFFKSSASNQVIPAPPIISTPWNEVKMTPVSHLVAFSPESLKGLQTGDIIAAFNQNGFCSGVGKISTLKNSQVLILNGDDPTTETIEGFTEGEPVSWKCYRQSTGEVFDLEITCEESLSHSGLFETHGLSAIIEIEFSPLYIAYTNGSVTTVSPNPTSGYISITGLTEIADIQILDLLGNVLFSQSVYLPAGIDLSTLPKGICILIMKSEKKVFTKKLIIN